In Opisthocomus hoazin isolate bOpiHoa1 chromosome 3, bOpiHoa1.hap1, whole genome shotgun sequence, a genomic segment contains:
- the LOC104331186 gene encoding ovalbumin gives MGSIGAASTEFCFDVFKELKFQHVDENIFYSPLTIISALSMVYLGARENTRAQIDKVVHFDKIAGFEETVESQCGTSVSVHTSLKDMFAQITKPSDNYSLSFASRLYAEETYPILPEYLQCVKELYKGGLETISFQTAADQARDLINSWVESQTNGMIKNILQPSSVGPQTEMILVNAIYFKGMWQKAFKDEDTQEVPFRMTEQQSKPVQMMYQTGSFKVAVVASEKMKILALPYASGQLSLLVMLPDDVSGLKQLESAITSEKLIEWTSPSMMEERKIKVYLPRLKIEEKYNLTSVLMALGITDLFSPSANLSGISSAESLKMSQAVHEAFVEIYEAGSEVVGSTGAGMEDSSDSEEFRVDHPFLFFIKHNPTNSILFFGRCFSP, from the exons ATGGGCTCCATCGGTGCTGCAAGCACAGAATTTTGTTTTGATGTATTCAAGGAGCTGAAATTTCAGCATGTCGACGAGAACATCTTCTACTCCCCCCTGACCATCATTTCAGCTCTGTCCATGGTCTACCTGGGTGCAAGAGAAAACACCAGGGCTCAGATAGATAAG GTTGTTCACTTCGATAAAATCGCAGGATTTGAAGAGACTGTTGAATCTCAG TGCGGCACGTCTGTGAGCGTCCACACTTCGCTTAAAGACATGTTCGCCCAAATCACCAAACCAAGCGACAATTATTCACTCAGCTTTGCCAGCAGACTTTATGCTGAAGAGACATACCCAATCCTGCCG GAATACTTACAATGTGTGAAGGAACTGTACAAAGGAGGCTTGGAAACTATCAGCTTTCAAACAGCTGCAGATCAAGCCAGAGACCTCATCAATTCCTGGGTTGAAAGTCAGACAAATG GAATGATCAAAAACATCCTTCAACCGAGCTCTGTGGGTCCCCAGACTGAAATGATCCTTGTTAATGCCATTTACTTCAAAGGAATGTGGCAGAAAGCTTTTAAGGATGAAGACACCCAGGAAGTGCCTTTCAGAATGACTGAG CAACAAAGCAAACCTGTGCAGATGATGTATCAGACCGGTTCATTTAAAgtggcagtggtggcttctgaGAAAATGAAGATCCTGGCGCTTCCGTATGCCAGTGGGCAGCTGAGCTTGTTGGTGATGTTACCTGATGATGTCTCTGGCCTGAAGCAG CTTGAGAGTGCAATCACCTCGGAAAAACTCATCGAGTGGACCAGTCCCAGCATGATGGAAGAGAGGAAAATTAAAGTGTACCTGCCACGCTTGAAGATCGAGGAAAAATATAACCTCACATCTGTCTTAATGGCCTTGGGTATAACTGACCTGTTCAGCCCTTCAGCCAACTTGTCTGGCATCTCTTCAGCAGAGAGCCTGAAGATGTCTCAAGCTGTCCATGAGGCATTTGTGGAAATCTATGAAGCAGGCAGTGAGGTGGTAGGCTCAACAGGAGCTGGGATGGAGGATTCAAGTGACTCTGAAGAGTTTAGGGTTGACCACCCTTTCCTCTTCTTTATCAAGCACAACCCAACCAACAGCATCCTCTTCTTTGGCAGATGCTTTTCCCCTTAA